gggagcagTACGACCACTTCGACACTAATACCATAGCGTTAGCACCATGTCATGCACCTACCCGTTGAGCAGCCTATCCAAAGAAACACATGGATTTCTGCACATTGTTAATACTAAAATGACTTGTTCTATAGCTACAATATTACTGAATATTTTACCAGCAATATAGACTGCTAGCTAACACAATCCaaacaagctaacgttagctagctagttgtagCTTAGTTAAGAAAACGTGCAGTATGTATATAGAAGTATATGGAATAAATACATATCTAGCAGCTGCTAAAAAAAATTTAGGCGACTTTTccacaaaaatacaaaataaaatggcTTTTGAGTAGAGCTCACAGACCGTTTGGCGAGAGCATAGCATTAGTGGAAATCAAGTCAGTTGTCAGGGCAGGCCTTGCTGTACATAGGTTCGAGTCGCGGACATTGTTAGCAGTTGAGCTGTCCCTAAACTTTACCTAAGTATCCTAAAATGCTGCGTTAATTCTCGGAAACTGCTAAGAAAAACAACTTCTGTTTGTCAAAACCGGCAAACCTGCCAACTATGAGATtacagctctctttctctctcacacacacacatcacagaatTTGTCGCTGCCAACTACAGCAGTGTTCGGGTACTACTGTACTGAAATACAGTAAGTTAGTCATTTTTACAGGAGGCTTACAATTACAGGAATAACAGTATGTTTCAGCATTTTACCCATAATGCAATGCAATCTACAGCATTAATGCTGTAAAACACATTTAAGGTATTTTAAAGTGCATTCTACAGTGTTCTACTGTTGAAATTACAGTACacatttttgttcattaaaataacatcaaattgataaaaaaaaatatagtgtggacattattaatgttgtaaatgactattggagCTGGAAACTGATTTGGCATCTACATTAAAtaatacccgcaaaacaccagtctcaaagtcaacagttgaggcaactccgggatgctggccttctaggctcgagttgcaaagaaaaagccatctctctgtccactgtgttcttttgcccaactTAATCTTTtaattttattggccagtcttagATACGGATTTCTCTTTGCCACAcaggccagcatccctgagtcgcctcttcactgttgacattaaGACTGGCGTTTTGTGggtatttaatgaagctgccagttgaggacttatgaagagtctgtttctcaaactagacactaatgtacttgtcctcttgctctgtTGTGCACCGGggactcccactcctctttctatcctGGTTAGAGACATTTTGCGCTGTTCTGttaagggagtagtacacagcgctgtaagagatcttcagtttcttgacaatttctcacatggaatagcctgcatttctcagaacaagaatagactgacgaactcgtcagaagaaaggtctttgtttctggccattttgagcctgtaattgaacagacaaatgctgatgctccagatagtcTAAAgtaggccagttttattgcttctttattcaggacaatagttttcagctgtgctaatataatttcaaaagggttttctgatgatcaattagcatgttaaaatgataaactttgattagctaaaacaacgtgccattggaacacaggagtgatggctgctgataatgggcctctgtacgcctatgtagatattccataaaaatatcagccgtttccagctacaatagtcatttacagcatgaacaatgtctacactgcatttctgatcaattttatgttattttaggAGACAAAAAATAagtacttttctttcaaaaacaaggccatttctaagtgaccccgaaCTTTTGAATAGTAGTGTGTGTACTTAAAATCCTGTTTATCTTATTTTCCATAATTAGCTAGTAATATTTGTAGTAATGTAGGCAATTTAGGCAAAGGATTTTTAACCTCTCATCGGTCTCGCCATGACCAAAATTACATTATGGCAAAGCAATTATTATATTAGCAAACAGTTATTGTGAGTATGTTATCCTATATTGTCCCTAACATCTCTTACACCCTCGCAACAGTTGtgatacacacacccacactcaaCAACCATAGACTCAGATTCTCTACCGTTGCAccatcccagagcccaactcaagaaaggtcTTGATTTACGAATGCATATACAGTTGCAGCTGTATGAGAAGGCCTGCAAAACTGTGCAAGAAAAAATGGGCAGAAATGCAGAGATTTGATTAATTAATTGTCACATCCTAGTTGGAGGTCAGGTATAACTCCTTTCCCCTGAAACACGGtcccccgtagtgaccatattcccaagcatctcCATGTAGTCAGACCTTtgattttgtgccaccagggccACAATAATATGCCCTCTCTGAATGTCAgagtgtgaccccctccccatgggttactgcagctagtgttgccagccCTGCCACTGCCTGCCTGAGTGGGGGCACCCCACCGGAATCCCCACCGGATAGGTACAAGGTCGTCAGGGTTGccattagcagctttgagaatttCCTTGTAATAGTATGCATTCCTAATCAGGGGGCTTTGGCTTTGCAGTACCAACCCTGCCAagcaggctcagaatcttgatGGGGCGGTGCTGCTCTAGAAGGTGTGACTGTATTTTGGCTGCATACAGGCCGCTTACAGCAGGCCCATAAAACAGAtagggacttctccttagtatctgggtcgttcaggtgggtgtctagggtatagggttgtggatcACTCCATCAATATAGgaccataaataaataaaatagatgTACAATTTATTTTGAAAATGTAATTccccatgataggacaataaataaataagatgTATAATTGATTATAAAATGTATAGTTATTTTCTTCTTCACaactgagccaatcagttgtgttgtgacaaggaggGGTGGGGGTATACAGAAGTCGATatcatggaaagaacagctcaaataagcaaagagaaacgacagtccatcattactttaagtcaatacggaacatttcaagaactttgaaagtttcttcgggtagtcgcaaaaaccatcaaacaccATAATGAAACTggcactcatgaggaccgccacaggaattgaagacccagaggtacctctgctgcagaagaaaAGTTCATTAGTTTTAcctgcctcagaaattgcagcccaaataaatgcttcagagttcaagtaacagacacatctcaacatcaactgtttagaggagactgtgtgaatcaggccttcatagtgtaattgttgcaaagaaaacactactaaaggacaccaataagaagaagagacttgcttgggctaagaaacacgagcaatggacattagagctggccgccccgccgaactgagcaattggggaagaagggccatagtcagggaggtgaccaagaacccgatggtcactctgaaggagctccagagtttctctgtggagatggaagaatcttccagaaggacaaccagctctgcagcactccaccaatcaggcctttatggtagagtggcctgacAGAAGTCATTcttcagtaaaatgcacatgacagcccgtttggagtttgccaaaaggcatctaaagaatCTCACACCATGAaactagattctctggtctgatgaaaccaagattgaactctttggcctgaatgccaagtgtcacatctggaggaaacctggtaacatctctatggagaagcatggtggtggcaccatcatgatgtggggatgtttttcagcagcagggactgggagactagtgaggATCGAggatccagagcgctcaggacctcagactgctgcgaaggttcacctttcaacaggacaaggaccctGAGCACACAccaaagacaatgcaggagtgacttcgggacaagtctctaaatgttcttgagtggccaaACCAGAACCTAGACTTGAACCCAAATTGAACATCTCTGgcgaaacctgaaaatagctgtgcagcgacgctccccatccaatctgacagagtttGACCATGCTtgacatttatgaacatttgaacatcttgaccatgttctgttatcatctccacccggcacaggcaaaataggactggccacccctcatagcctggttcctctctaggtttcttcctaggttttggcctttcttctacacctgcattgcttgctgtttggggttttaggctgggttttgtgtacagcactttgatatatcagctgatgtaagaacaGCTATATAAataattggatttgatttgtatgCTCTCTCTTTCGGTAGACATTTTGGCAAACTTGCCTCTGCCACTTCTGACCTACATCTTCAGTCTCACCATGTTTGACTTCGATATTTACTAGTTCCTGTAAAACTTAAGGCTGCATATGTTTCACCAAAGTGTTACAGCAGACAATGCACATTACTTTAGACCATGGCATAATTAAAATACAATATGGATATGGTACAATTGGATATATTGATAATCAGTTAACTTACCTCACTCACAATGATGTGACAAATTGGTTGCTTGCAAAATTTCATAACAGAATATATACTGCACGTGCACTTCTAATTGAACTTCTGGAACTTAATCAAAAGAATCTCACAAAACAACCCTTGTATCAGAGTTATAGAGCAGGTGAGTGGGAGTGGGAGGGGAACGGCTCCAGCCTGCTGCTCTTATCTTGAATGTGGGCTAGAAGGGCTGCCGGCTCAGGCTGCCTCCCCTTCCATATCCCTTTGCCAAGCTGTCTACTGGCCAAGCCACTTCCCCCACCACTCTGCTTTCCTAAGAAACCAAGGCAGCCGGCAGCCGTGGTCCCTGCTCCAGCTCATTGCACACTGTAGAGTAGACCCTTGTATAAAAAACGATTACCCCGTTTCTAACTATGATCTATTAACTCACCCTGGGAGGAGGGCGGAAGGGAGAGCTAATATGGAGCATGCTGCATGCATCAGTGGTGCTGGGAGGGGTCAGGGCAGGGGTTGTTTATATTGTTTGACTGAGGGAACCTCTGGAAGGCATAAATAGCTGAGGGAAGCATTCAGGTCTCGCAGTCCCTTATCACGACAGCTCAGGCACAGGTGGTGTCCTCCACTCCTCTGCagctctcctctactctccacacCACTCCACAAAATGTATTGTTagaaaactatagttttggcaagacaTCTACTTTCCTACTTTtttaccaacaattgtttacagacagataaattcactttatcacaattcaagtgggtcagaagtttacatacactacgttgactgtgcctttaaaacctcttggggatagggctgttttactgcccccgctggagtaattgcgtgcccatagtaaacatattttttttttgtcaaaagttgctaatatatgcaaataaataaataataatatatgcaaaaaaatattattgaatagaaaacactctaaagcttctaaaaccgtttaaattatgtctgtatgtaaagcagaactctcagggcagtcaattctcccaaactctctcttgtcatcagaaaagttggtccaactttgacgtcatcgcctccacccttcccaagcacctagaggtctgggaacagtctctatgtcttcagcgcgatctcagctttcaatggggcttctcattgtgagaatcgcggctcacgagagttttggcaggccgaaacctttcggtcacgcgaaaaaacaggtcactctCATGCGCactctgctccggtcctgtctttttccctagatcgattatacaatgcatgcgtttctgttcgtcctcacgattgctgtacacctttataacatgttaaagcttgattatgaacttagtttgataagtttagtcgacatataatatgtaagttcgatgttttggtgcgcatccacttgacttttggctacatttaaaccgaaatgtgtcgtgtttgagaaccgaaagacacagactgcaaaactaaacgctgtttttggtaagtataattccttccaggtcttctgatggaagaacagcaaaggtaagggaatatttatgtggtaaatttgggtttatgtggactccaagatagaggagccataatgctactttttgagcgccgactcatagtatagcctagtgaatgaaacctgtaacgttaaaaataaatgtaacacagcgattgcattcagaagaagtgtatctaactatatatatgtagaacatgcatatttagtcaaagtttatgatgtgtattccttgttagctgacgttatctgccggagctatcgtcatttctcaggacatttgagtagcattttttgaacgatgcatcattgtaaacagagatttatggatatatatagcatattattgaaaaaaacataaatgtactgtgtaacatgttatattactgtcatctgatgaagatttcaaaaggttagtgcattatttttcttttaatcctgcgtttgttgattgcatattttttcaacttggctatgcaaattagctgtgtcttcggtggtggtttgacataaatacgtgctatgttttcgccgtaaaacattttagaaatctgacttgctgggtagataaacaaggtgtttatctttcatttgagccattggacttgttaatgtgtggaggttaaatatttttaggaatatttttgcgttccatgcgccaccttccagcagAATGTGggggaaccctagtccccttctggttaaacagcttggaaaattcccaaaaatgatgtcatgtcaattagcctatcagaagcttctaaagccatcatttgagtcaattggaggtgtaactgtggatgtatttcaaggcctaccttcaaactccgtgcctctttgcttgacatgggaaaatcaaaagaagtcagacaagatctcagaaaaaaaaattgtagttGAGGAAAGCTCTGGAAAGACATGAGAGCAAGGAATAATGCAGTGCAGATCGAGATTGCTGATCCTTCAACTTTCTCACCACATTTGAGTTTACTGTTAGGTGGACTACTAGAAACGTCCACATAACCCACactactcctttctctctctccagctgtccTTCTTAGTGCGGATAGTTCCTTGCCCAGACTGGTTCCTGGGAGTAGACAACTTTAACCTTCGTGAAGGAGAGCATTACACTGGAGCTGTACCCCCTACGATGCAGGCACTCACAGCGGCTTCACCTTTTCCTTTCCCAACTTTGAGACCATTCCTCAGGACAAAGTCACACAGGTAAACCTAAAAGAGCCCATGGTTCATCATCATGTTGGTACTGTATGATAGTATCACTATCAGCTTCGGTAATCAATACAAGTACAACTTGATTTTTTTCCTTTCAAGATAATGTCATCTTCTCCAAACCATCCTGCCAACTCCTGCTTATTACCCCCGTCGGAAGAATCTGACCCCCATGGGCAAGGTCACCCTGACAAAGATCAACAGCAACCAGATCTTCAGCATACTCATGGAGCCCAGCCAGTTCAACCAGACTGGCAATGAGATTGAGGACTCATTCATAAGTAATCAAGACACATGTAAGAAACAAATACAGTGAAAATGCGTAACTAATATCTATTGGATATCTTCCAATTACCTACCCTTctgattgaaaaaaaaaacataaatattaTGATTCAAATTTCTCAAATTTAGCACTGTTAAAATGAAAGGAGAGAGCAAAGAATTGGTGCTGGCCATCTGGCAAAACGTAAAGAAATCTGCAGTAAATCGGATCCATTGTGCAACAGCATTGAGATGGAGTCAGCAAGTGCTGGTCCTCTGAACCCATGGCAACCAGGCAACAAACAGGAGAAAGGAGGCCAAAGGCATTGGAAGTTTCCTGCCACTCAGCACGTTCGGAGTGTTTGTAATGGAACCAAAATAAGATGTCAACTCGAGCCTTGCTTTTATTTCCATGTTCCATCCTTTCGCTTTTCTAATTATCCAAAAAGCCCCAATCTATGAAAAATATCAACATTTTACAAGGTCATAACTTTGTAGGTGGGGGCTTGGCAAATCACATGATTTAAAAAACAAAGTAAAGTTATTCTAATTGAATTATTCAATAAAAGTCCatccattccattgtagatggaagacaaatctccgtcccagtctcaggtcttttgcagactccatcaggttttcttccagaatggtcctgtatttggctccatccatcttcccatcaatttcaaccatcttccctgtccctgctgaagaaaagcaggcccaaaccatgatgctgccaccaccatgtttgacagtggggatggtgtgttcagggtgatgggctgtgttgcttttacgccaaacataacgttttgcattgttgccaaaaagttaaattttggtttaatctgaccagagcaccttcttccacatgtttggtgtgtctcccaggtggcttgtggcaaacttgaaaaaacactttttatggatatctttaagaaatggctttcttcttgccactcttccataaaggccagatttgtgcaatatacgactgattgttgtcctatggacagagtctcccacctcagctgtagatctctgcagttcatccagagtgatcatgggcctcttggctgcatctctgatcagtcttctccttgtatgagctgaaagtttagagggacggccaggtcttggtagatttgcagtggtctgatactccttccatttcaatattatcgcttgcacagtgctccttgggatgtttaaagcttgggaaatatttttgtatccaaatccggctttaaacttcttcacaacagtatctcggacctgcctggtgtgttccttgttcttcatgatgctctctgcgcttttaacggatctctgagactatcacagtgcaggtgcatttatacggagacttgattacacacaggtggattgtatttatcatcatttgtCATTTagatcaacattggatcattcagagatcctcactgaacttctggagagagtttgctgcactgaaagtaaaggggctgaataattttgcacgcccaatttttcagtttttgatttgttaaaaaagtttgaaatatccaataaatgtcgttccacttcatgattgtgtcccacttgttgttgattcttcacaaaagaatacagttttatatctttatgtttgaagcctgaaatgtggcaaaaggtcacaaagttcaagggggccgaatactttcacaaggcactgtatatatgccAAAGCATAAGTCATACCTGACATACTGTATGTCAAGACATGTCCCATAATAAGAAAATGACTAAGTGTCAATCACAATGTAGCACAAATTAGCTATTTCCTAGAAAACCCCTAAGCTACAGAAAACCAGAGAAATAAACTGACTCCAGAAATTGTAAGCAATAGCAATGATAACCTACATCTTGGCCATTGGTGGCTTTCGCTTCATTTATATTCCTGGTTGTTTCTCAGGTTGGTCTTAATTCAAACCATTGACAACTTGATGGAAAATTACTGGGAAAAGTAACAGGAAAAAGAGAAAGACAGGTTCTTGGCTTTTGATGAATGACAGTCTTTGCGAGTAGGTTTCACGATGGTACAGGGAACATGAGTTAATAAGTGAACTATTTCATGTTTCTTTATCAATACATGTAGGCTTCTACTACTGGCCAGGCCTATCAGTTTCTCTGTTGTCCTTGGGTACACCCTCAAACTCACAGTTTGGGTGGTCAGTCGCAGCAACAGCAGGTGTAAGTTTTCACACCAGAGTCACCTGCACACGAGCAACCATAAGGCTCATTATATTAATTTAAGTTAGTCACATCTTGTAAGTCCAAATGAATGTGAGGGGCATTGGGCTGTGGATGCTGTGTTGCCTAGTGCTGACGGCTGCTATGTACTTTGATCTGGGTGAGCAGGAGGAGAAATGCCTCATTGAGGAGATTCCAGGCGACATGCTGGTCACAGGTGAGTTCTGTGGGCAGTTGGAAAAGAGGACACTGTTCTGCATGGTTGAATTTCACTGTGCTGTATCTCAGCCGCCTATcagaaaaacacaaaaaaaagttAAATGGATTAGCAGAGATCATGATGATGTCATCCAGGAGGCATATGAAATTTGATATTCTAATAGTATTTACATCTGGAGAGGGACAGGCTTAATTTGCAAAATCCTCTACTGTTTATGTAATAATGGTTCAACCCCAAGCAATCTAAAGCACACTGAGTTGTAATAAAACACTTAGAATATTGCCTcatactgtctgtgttgtgtttttCGCAGGTTATTTTCTTTTGGAGAATTGGGATGCAAAAAATAACCTTAACTCTCCTCATCTTGGCCTCACTATCACTGTGCGAGATCCAAACCATGATGTACGTAGGTTTACAGAGCAGTTTACGACCCAGCCCACTCCCTAAACAAAAACATATGTTTGCTTGTCCTGATTACATAAAACCATTCCTTAAACAAAGAGAGCATACTCTTCATATTTTTCTCCTCTTTGGTTCCAGATACTGATGAAAAAAAGATATGGCAGATTTGGAAAATTCACATTCACATCCCACACTTCTGGCCCACATTGGTTGTGCATGCAGTCCAACTCAACAAGGTTTTCAGTTTTTGCCGGTGAAAGGCTGGTGAGTTCATCCACACTTATACTTTGAATGCACTGAGTCTGCTGGACTGTGTTTGTATTTATTACGGAACCCATTAACTGCTGCCAAGGGAGAATTAAGGCAGTTCctaccattttaaaaacattacaatacatccACAGATTTAAGAACACacagtgtgccctcaggcccctactccaccacatatctacagttctaaatccatgtgtgtgtgtgtgtgtgtgtgtgtgtgtgtgtgtgtgtgtgtgtgtgtgtgtgtgtgtgtgtgtgtgtgtgtgtgtgtgtgtgtgtgtgtgtgtgtgtgtgtgtgtgtgtgtgtgtatagtgcgtatgttattgtgtgtgtgtgtgtatgcatgtgtctgtgcctatatATTATTTTGCTTCACAGTCccagctgttccataaggtgttttttatctgttttttaaatcaaattttactgcttgcatcagttacttgatgtggaatggagttccatgtagtcatagctctatgtagtacagtgtgcctcccatagtctgttctggacttggggactgtgaagagacctgtTGTGGCATATCTTGtagggtatgcatgggtgtccgagctgtgtgccagtagt
This window of the Oncorhynchus keta strain PuntledgeMale-10-30-2019 chromosome 4, Oket_V2, whole genome shotgun sequence genome carries:
- the si:ch211-255i20.3 gene encoding transmembrane emp24 domain-containing protein 11 produces the protein MNVRGIGLWMLCCLVLTAAMYFDLGEQEEKCLIEEIPGDMLVTGYFLLENWDAKNNLNSPHLGLTITVRDPNHDILMKKRYGRFGKFTFTSHTSGPHWLCMQSNSTRFSVFAGERLRIHFDVQMGEHSIDPSVERHKDTVQTMEYSLEHLRDQILYITRQQDFQREREETFRQISEETNGKVLWWAVVQTSVLLSVGFWQIKRLKDFLIAKKLV